A stretch of DNA from Pseudoalteromonas ruthenica:
CCACTGTGGTTGTTGCCACTGAATTAGTGGTTTCTTCGTGCGCTGATGTAACAGCCGTGTTCGCCCCTTTATTTTGGGGCTGTGTATTCGGTGTCGCCTCGGTGGGCGCTTGGTCTAGCTCGTTGAGCGCGCTGACGGTATCAAAACCCTCATCATCTATGGCGCTAAAATTCATTTCATCGCCGAGCATGGCATCAATATCATCAAATGCCGGATGTTGTTTAGGCGCCTCTTTAGTAGCGCTCTGCGTATCACTGTCACTGCTTTGTTCCTGCCAAGGCTCTTTTTTAGGCTCTGGCGCAAACATAGCGGCAGCTTTATCTAACAATGATTTGTCTTTATCGGCTTCAACTTCTGTGTCGGCGTTATCGCTCTGGATTTCAAGCTTTGGCTCATGAGCGCTCTGCGTCGCTTCCACTTGTGGATTTGGCTCATTGGCCAAGCTGCGCTGCTCGGCTTCAGCAAACTCACTTTGGTATTGCCCACGTTTGCTTTGCAACCACTGCCAAACAAACAAGGCCGCTTTCATAACATACGCCCCCAAGGTATCAACAAATTGAACCCAAGAAACACCTGTAAGTAAGGTCATGCCGGCAAAGAAAAAGCACAATAATAGGATAGAGGTACCCGTGAAATTAAATGCTGGCATCATCGCACCGGCAATAACATCCCCCACTACCCCACCGGAAGAAAAATAAAAAATATCGTCAAAATTAATGGAGCTAATAGCGCAAGCGCTCAATGTAAACAGCACTAAGCCGATGAGGCGCAGCGCCAAGGTAACATAATCTAAGCTAAGCACTCTGTGGGGGCGTTTAAAAACGAGATACCCAAACAGTTGAATGGCTGCGGGAACTAAAAACGCCAACCAACCAAAACTAAATAATAAAATATCCGCCACCCACGCACCCGCAGTGCCGGTGATATTTTTAACATCGACAAACTCACCTGTTTGCGACCAGGACGGATCGGCTGGGTCAAAACTCACCAGCGCACACAAAATAAAAATGGCTAGCGCGGTGCTGACTATTAAGCCAGTTTCAAGCAGTCTTTGGACACCATTTAGGCGCATATTCCATTATCCTTATCCTTTCTTTCGATACTACAGCGCATTACTCTTACCTTATCAATTCTCAGCTGAATATGCACTGGGTTTATAATCAGTAATTGTAATCGGCACGAGCATTAACGGGCCCTTAAGGAACTTGTGGACGGATAATTAATGCCTCTTCACCCTTTACTTCTTCCATGACCACATAAGTACGGCTTTCGCTGATATTGGGTAGCTTCAGCAAAATATCGCCAAGCACCTGACGATACTCAGACATATCGGTCACTCGTGTTTTCAGCAAAAAGTCGAAATTCCCTGATACTAAGTGGCATTCCACAATCTCATCGTGCTTTTTTACCGCTTGGTTAAATTCGTCAAACACATCGGGAGATGTTTTGGTAATGGTCACTTCCACATACACCAGCAGCGCCTGACCGAGCTTGGCGGGGTCGACCACCGCTTTGTAACCACGAATATACCCTTCACGCTCAAGTTTTTTCACGCGTTCCAAACAAGGGGTCGCACTAAGGCCAATTCGTTTTGCCAATTCAACGTTGGAAATACGGCCATCCCGTTGCAATTCGACTAAAATTTTACGGTCGATGCGGTCTAGTTGTGTATACATAGTTAATGAAAGTGGATTTATCTAATTTTACTTTGATTTAAGTGTATTCAACTGGCTTGAAAATGTAAAACAGTGAGACACACTATTTAGGCATAAGTACAATAGTGAAAAATTTTCCTGTTCACAAAAGGTATAGTAACTATGATTATTGGTGTACCAAAAGAGATAAAAAACCATGAGTACCGTGTTGGTATGATCCCAGCCAGCGCGCGCGAACTTATCAACCATGGTCACGAAGTCATTGTTGAAACGAATGCTGGTTTAGGCATTGGTTTTACTGACGAAGATTACATCGAAGTAGGCGCAAAAATCTTACCAAATGCGGCAGATGTGTTCGCCCAAGCAGAGATGATCATCAAAGTAAAAGAGCCGCAAGCTGTTGAGCGTGCGATGCTACGCCAAGATCAAATCTTATTTACTTACCTTCACCTAGCGCCAGATTTACCACAAACTGAAGACCTAGTGAAAAGCGGCGCTATCTGTATCGCATACGAGACCGTAACCGATGCTAAAGGCGGTTTACCGCTACTTGCGCCAATGTCAGAAGTGGCGGGTCGTATGTCTATCCAAGCCGGTGCTCAGGCACTTGAAAAGTCTAAGCAAGGCCTTGGCATGTTGCTTGGTGGCGTACCGGGTGTTGAGCCTGCTAAAGTTGTGGTTATTGGCGGTGGTATGGTTGGCCGTAACGCAGCCCAAATGGCTGTCGGCCTAGGCGCTGATGTGACCATTTTAGACCGTAACGTTGACGTACTACGTAGCCTTAACGCTCAGTTTGGTTCACTTGCAAAAGTAGTGTATTCAACTGCCGACGCGCTAGAGAAGCACGTATTGGATGCCGACTTAGTGATTGGTGGCGTACTTATCCCAGGTGCTGCAGCACCTAAGCTTGTGACTGCTGAGCACATCAAAGCAATGAAACCTGGTGCCGCAATTGTTGACGTAGCTATCGACCAAGGTGGCTGTATTGCGACTTCGAAGCCTACCACTCATGACGAGCCAACATACATTGTTGATGACGTAGTTCACTACTGCGTAGCGAATATGCCAGGTGCAGTACCACGTACATCAACTTTCGCGCTTAACAACGCGACATTGCCGTACATCATCAAGCTGGCAAACAAAGGCTACAAGCAAGCACTTCTTGAAGACGAGCACTTCCTAGAAGGCCTTAACGTCATCAAAGGTAAAGTAACTTATAAAGAAGTTGCTGAAGCATTTGATATGGAATACCTTGACCCACGCACTGCGGTTGAGAGCCTATAACGACAAGTTATAAGTAACTAAATATAAAGGGCAGATACACTATCTGCCCTTTTTTATTGCCGATTAACAACTATTCCCGATTATCTACGACCCTACCCCGAATAACGCGAAACTTATAAGCCTTTAATCATAAAGCTCCATACTCCATGACTGTTAATTAAGAACGAGGATGGGACGGTCAGACACACTCGTTTTTGAACAGAAATCGGTTTCATAAAAATCGAATATTAGCGATTCGTGAATAACTATAGGTATGGCAAAGTGAGTTGTGGATAGTTAACACGATGAGGGGGAGTCGAGAAGTTTGAGTATTTAGACCAACCTAAGCTCTATCCCGTCAAAGAAAACGTCTTACTATTCAAAAGGCGACTGTCGAATGAAAGCCGCTGAATGGATACCGTCAAAGTTTAAATCTTAAGAGCGGTCTTCTTTAAGTTTCATAAACTCCTTAAGGCCTAGGTGTACTTTAAAGCGAACAGCGTTGCCATCCCAACCTAGTTCAGGGTTCGCAAACTTAGTTTTCCAACCGGAACCACCATAACCAGAGCGAGCTTCGTAACCAATGATGCCAAAATTATATAACTCTTCTAGTGATGCTTGTGCATCATACTTTGGCGACTTTCCTTGTTGTACTTCATCATATGCCTTTTGATACTCATCAGCCCTAAAATACTCTCGACCCAGTTTAGAAAGCGTTTGTAGACAAGACTCCCAGTCACCCCAATGCGTTGCAATTTCATCATCTAACTCATGCTTTAGATATTGTGAATATTTTGGCCTAGCATCTACTACATGTGGGTTTTCAAAGACATCAACCGTACTCTCATCACTTTTCTTGACTACCTCAAGTAGTAAGTTCATAAACGAAATAACATCACGTGGTCTTAAGAAAGAACGGTCAATGATGTGCTTCCATTTAGGTTGTCGTTTAATACGCCTTCCGTCATCAATCGTATTCCAACTGTGTTCGTGACCTAATTTAACCTTAATTCGTTTATTCATGAGGCCAAGAAGTGTATCGTCATCCCATTCAATTGTGTCTGAATTTGTTTGGGAGATTTTGTTTTTGTCCGAAAACTTAAGTTGCTCCCAAATATCGGTACGTAAATAAATAACGCTCTTCATATTCAAGCTACATTCACGCAGAAGCTTATTAGTCTCTTTCGCAGCAAGAACTAAACCGATAATCATCTCTTTTCTTGATTCACTTAGTACGGTAATACCACGGTCTAGCTCATCAAAATGAAGGGATAAGGCGTTAATATCTGCGGCATTGGAGATCTTAGCTACGTGGGACAAAATTTTATCAGTAAGCGCATTCAACTCATGGCCAAGTCTCATTCTGTCACTTCGCTGTAAGGATATTTTACCAATTTTACAACCAAAAATTTGAGGCTCTAAATCACCAGAAAGATTAAGTTTCTTGAGTGAAAAAATGTTTTTTATAGTTGGTTTGTCAGTTCCATAATTGTCAGTAAGAAACTTTTTAATCTCTACTACTTCAGTCATTTGCGGGCGATTGGCTGACTTTATCACTAGTTTTGCTAACTCAACCGCAATGAGATACTTCCATGATGCGACATAAGATTCCACGTCTTCAACGCCTTCATCCTTTATTGTTTCATGAACTTTCCAAGGGTAGCCGTTTAAGTTTAAGCCTGTTGAACGAGTCGCATGAGCACCTTCAGTGAAATAGCGAAATAACGCAGTTTTTCCTGACCCTTTACGTCCTAATACTAAGAAGCTATTACCTGTTTCAATGTTTTCAGTTATGCTCATCGATACAAAAAAATCTAATACTGCATCTTCTTCTGCTTCAACATTACCGAAGCTATCTATATTTTTTAACAAAATTTATCCCTAGTGCGTGAACGTAAAGTTGCATTCTAACTATAACTTATTGACTTAAAATCTGATTTATTATGGCATGCTAAAAATGTGCGTCAATATACACAAAATCAAAAGCCGCCCCTCCAATAATTAAGGTTTCGCTTGTCCGGCGTTCTTGAAATCAGATTAGATTTAGTATGGCAAACGCACTTCCTTATGATTTGTGAAGTCTTTAATCTCCCTTATTTTGGGACAAAAACGAGTTACGCCTAAAAATCTGATTTTGGCATTGAGTTGACTGCCGCACAAATTGTTATATCGCTATAACACCCCTATTCTTCCCCACACTCGGGTAACAATAAACGGGTTACAACAGCGATTGCGCAAACAAAAAAGCAGCTCGTTATAAGCCGCTTTTGAAAGCTATAAGCCTAAGAGAGTTTAAATAAAGCGTTTAACGACGAAGTCCACTTTGACGCGCTTAGCCTGGCCAAGAATCTTTTGCACTGGCTCTGGGTAATCAGCCATTTGCTCCAGCTCTTTATAGCTGTTCAAGCGGGTACAATGTTGCATAATCGCCTGCTTCTCTTGCTCTATCGCTGTAACCATTTGACCGTCTTTGTCATCAATAAAAATACCGTTTTCGATATCCAGGCCCCAAGCCCGAGGATTAAGGTTATGACCACTTAATAAGTGGTAGCGCTTGTCGCTGCATATGCCCTTTAAGTGAAACGAGTTGCTGTCATGTTTCCACAGGTACACATTGAGATTACCCGCTTCGATGAAGCGCTTTTGGTTTTTTAGGAACTTGGCCAAAATGGTTTCGTATAAATAAGGCAGAGCCCCTACTTTCGAAAAGCGCTCAGTCGGAGGGATGTAAAAATCATTGGCGGTTTTATCACCGACAACAATGGTTACTTGTTTACCCTGCCGTAACAGCCTGCGTAGCGCTCTTAATAGCGGCGTTGGGAAATTAAA
This window harbors:
- the lrp gene encoding leucine-responsive transcriptional regulator Lrp, with product MYTQLDRIDRKILVELQRDGRISNVELAKRIGLSATPCLERVKKLEREGYIRGYKAVVDPAKLGQALLVYVEVTITKTSPDVFDEFNQAVKKHDEIVECHLVSGNFDFLLKTRVTDMSEYRQVLGDILLKLPNISESRTYVVMEEVKGEEALIIRPQVP
- the ald gene encoding alanine dehydrogenase, which translates into the protein MIIGVPKEIKNHEYRVGMIPASARELINHGHEVIVETNAGLGIGFTDEDYIEVGAKILPNAADVFAQAEMIIKVKEPQAVERAMLRQDQILFTYLHLAPDLPQTEDLVKSGAICIAYETVTDAKGGLPLLAPMSEVAGRMSIQAGAQALEKSKQGLGMLLGGVPGVEPAKVVVIGGGMVGRNAAQMAVGLGADVTILDRNVDVLRSLNAQFGSLAKVVYSTADALEKHVLDADLVIGGVLIPGAAAPKLVTAEHIKAMKPGAAIVDVAIDQGGCIATSKPTTHDEPTYIVDDVVHYCVANMPGAVPRTSTFALNNATLPYIIKLANKGYKQALLEDEHFLEGLNVIKGKVTYKEVAEAFDMEYLDPRTAVESL
- a CDS encoding P-loop ATPase, Sll1717 family; this encodes MLKNIDSFGNVEAEEDAVLDFFVSMSITENIETGNSFLVLGRKGSGKTALFRYFTEGAHATRSTGLNLNGYPWKVHETIKDEGVEDVESYVASWKYLIAVELAKLVIKSANRPQMTEVVEIKKFLTDNYGTDKPTIKNIFSLKKLNLSGDLEPQIFGCKIGKISLQRSDRMRLGHELNALTDKILSHVAKISNAADINALSLHFDELDRGITVLSESRKEMIIGLVLAAKETNKLLRECSLNMKSVIYLRTDIWEQLKFSDKNKISQTNSDTIEWDDDTLLGLMNKRIKVKLGHEHSWNTIDDGRRIKRQPKWKHIIDRSFLRPRDVISFMNLLLEVVKKSDESTVDVFENPHVVDARPKYSQYLKHELDDEIATHWGDWESCLQTLSKLGREYFRADEYQKAYDEVQQGKSPKYDAQASLEELYNFGIIGYEARSGYGGSGWKTKFANPELGWDGNAVRFKVHLGLKEFMKLKEDRS